The genomic stretch AACAGAAGCGTGGAAGTCAGCATATTCGGCAATATCTGGGGAATGGCTGCCGAGTATCTTCCTCCTGCACGATATTTCGATCTGCTGGATGTGGCATGCGACCTGGTCACACCCGGAGACTGGAATCCGGATGACAAAAACGTTGGTCCTCCCCGCAATTCCTGGGTACCTGTCTACAAGCTGGCTTCCTCATTCTCAAGCGGCAAGCCCCTGCTTTCTTTTCTTGACACCAACGGCTATCAACGAGGACTGAAATCGTTTCGTGGCAGATGCGCTTTCCTGGACATTATCAGCGGTGAAGCACTGGGCTGTGGCGCTGATTTCGTCTTTCCACTCCGTAATCGCACCGCGCCCGCGCAGGAGGAAGGTTTCAGCTCTTCAGAAATCAGCTCAGCTCTATGTTTTTACAGGGAGAATCTCAGTAAATTCAGGAAGGGTTCTTCTCTCGCTGAAATAGCCATTTTCCAGAATTATCCTTCCAGAATCCTGGACCGCTTCTCTCTGCCATATTGGGGTCTTTCCTATCTTTTCCTGGACAATCAGCTGAACTTTGACACGGTCTTTTCAGGCGACGGCAGGATTTTTGCAGATGACCTTTCAGTTGAAAAACTTTCGAAATACAAGCTTGTCTTCATTCCTCAAAGCGACTTTCTGACCGAACATCAGGAAAAGGTTTTCTGGAACTACATCAATTCAGGGGGAAAAGTCGTTTTCAATGGAGAGAAAGTCTTCAACCACCCGAATTGCGCCAAAGTCAGCGAATCTACTTATTACAGCTATTATTCAATCAAGGACCTGAAGCTGGAAACCAGGATTCTGCAGGCGATTACCACTCTGTTACCGAATCTTTCGCTGAAATTCGATAAAAAATATGCCGGTCTCCGCTCATTCCCGGTCGAATCAGACGGGAAAAAATACCTGCTGCTCGTAAACGCCAACTATGACAAGGGAAAAAATGCAGTGATCCCTTTTAAAGATGTCACTGCCAGATGTAAGGTGCAAACTGCGCCAGCCAAAATATCCTATAAAACCTTAGCCGGGAAAGCCGGGGAGATCTCTTTCCTGTATCGCTTCAACGAAATCGAATTCAAGCTGCCTGAAATTACTGATAACATGTTGATCACGATTGAATGAAAGACTATCTGTCCGACCTGGAACGGGTTAAATCATGCAGAAACCGCTGCATATTCTGCTTCATCGACCAGGTTCCGCCCGGCCTGCGGCGCGCTCTGTATGTAAAAGACGAAGATTTCAGACTTTCCTACCTGTTTGGAAATTTCATTACCATGACCGGGTTGAATCAAGCTGAATTGAATTACATCATTGATTACAAGCTTTCCCCGTTGTATATTTCAGTCCACACTTTCAATCCTGTGCTGCGGTGCAGAATGCTGCGCAATCCGGCAGCCGGACACATCCTGGATCAGCTCCTTTTTTTAAAGCAGCACGGGGTTAAATTCCATCTGCAGTTTGTGATTGTTCCAGGCTACAACGACAGGACTGAACTGCAGAGGTCCCTGAGGATGCTGCCGTTGCTGCGGCCGGCCCTTCTGTCGGCCGGCATCGTTCCTGTCGGGATCACCAGATACAGGGAACTGCCGATCCTGCGGCTTGCCACAAGTCATGAGGCAAAATCAATTGTCCTGACAGTGGAGAATTTCAGGAAGCTGCATCGTGCTTTTTATCTGCAGACTGCCGATGAGTTCTACGTGAAATCAGGCCT from Candidatus Wallbacteria bacterium encodes the following:
- a CDS encoding DUF512 domain-containing protein, coding for MKDYLSDLERVKSCRNRCIFCFIDQVPPGLRRALYVKDEDFRLSYLFGNFITMTGLNQAELNYIIDYKLSPLYISVHTFNPVLRCRMLRNPAAGHILDQLLFLKQHGVKFHLQFVIVPGYNDRTELQRSLRMLPLLRPALLSAGIVPVGITRYRELPILRLATSHEAKSIVLTVENFRKLHRAFYLQTADEFYVKSGL